From a region of the Mercurialis annua linkage group LG1-X, ddMerAnnu1.2, whole genome shotgun sequence genome:
- the LOC126665799 gene encoding pentatricopeptide repeat-containing protein At1g31430-like, with translation MQNPQHKLQLLRLISRHGLQKPSVFCSFAKPLSKGSYITTLKECKSMTHLKQIHAHIFRLGLHQDNVSLKNLIAFCTDPSKGNLSYAEKIFNYIQNPGLFIYNLMIKAFAKNRSYTKCLLFFSKLREEGLWPDNFTYPFVCKAIGYLGDVLAAEKLRGVVTKSGLEFDPYVCNSLIDMYGQFGLIDSMAKLFDEMPERDVVSWNVMISSYVRCRRFEDAINVFCRMRDESCLMPDEATIVSTLSACTALKRLELGKEIHDYVRENIDSTSIIGNALIDMYCKCGCLSLARAMFEDMPSKNVICLTSMVSGYANRGELKEARRLFDRSSVRDVVIWTAMINGYVQFNRFDEAVALFREMQVKRVKPDKFIVVSLLTGCAQTGAIEQGQWIHGFIEDNRISVDAVVGNALIEMYAKCGCIEKALEIFSGLRVKDTPVWTSIICALATNGKTSKALELFSQMKQAGVKPDDIAFIGVLSACSHGGLVEEGRELFNSMTTLYQIKPKSEHYGCLVDLLGRAGLLDEAEELIKKIPDGNNATTVQLYSSLLSACRIYGNVEMGERIAKQLAKIQSSDSSVHTLLANMYAFADRWEDVTKVRRKMKDLGVKKTPGCSSIEVDGISHEFFSGHPSHPEMKEILSILDGIAKPLSDSDNNYMERDDSTFDGQEKC, from the coding sequence ATGCAAAATCCACAACACAAATTACAGTTACTGCGGTTAATTTCCCGCCATGGCCTTCAAAAACCAAGCGTATTCTGCTCCTTTGCAAAACCTCTTAGCAAAGGTTCTTACATAACCACTCTTAAAGAATGCAAATCAATGACCCATCTCAAGCAAATCCATGCCCACATCTTCCGGCTTGGTCTCCACCAAGACAATGTTTCTCTCAAAAACCTCATCGCCTTCTGTACTGACCCATCTAAAGGAAACCTCAGCTATGCAGAGAAAATATTCAATTACATACAGAACCCAGGTTTGTTTATCTACAATCTCATGATCAAAGCTTTTGCTAAGAATCGAAGCTATACAAaatgtcttttgtttttttctaaGTTGAGAGAAGAGGGGTTGTGGCCTGATAATTTCACCTACCCATTTGTTTGTAAGGCGATTGGTTACTTGGGAGATGTTTTAGCGGCTGAAAAATTGCGTGGGGTTGTCACAAAATCTGGTCTTGAGTTTGATCCTTATGTCTGTAACTCGCTTATTGATATGTATGGTCAATTTGGTTTGATTGATAGTATGGCCAAGCTGTTTGATGAAATGCCTGAAAGAGATGTGGTTTCTTGGAATGTGATGATTTCTAGTTACGTTAGATGTAGAAGATTTGAGGATGCTATAAATGTTTTTTGTCGTATGCGAGATGAGAGTTGTTTGATGCCTGATGAAGCTACTATTGTGAGTACTCTTTCAGCTTGCACAGCATTGAAAAGATTGGAACTTGGTAAGGAAATTCATGATTATGTTAGGGAAAATATTGATTCTACTTCTATTATTGGAAATGCATTGATTGATATGTATTGCAAGTGTGGCTGTTTGAGTTTAGCCCGAGCAATGTTTGAAGATATGCCTTCAAAAAATGTCATTTGTTTGACTAGTATGGTAAGTGGTTATGCAAACAGAGGTGAGCTAAAAGAAGCTAGAAGGTTGTTCGATAGGAGTTCAGTTCGAGATGTTGTTATTTGGACAGCTATGATTAATGGGTATGTGCAGTTTAACCGATTTGACGAGGCAGTGGCACTTTTTAGAGAAATGCAAGTTAAAAGAGTTAAACCGGATAAATTCATAGTTGTTTCTCTATTAACAGGCTGTGCTCAAACGGGAGCTATCGAGCAAGGGCAGTGGATTCATGGATTTATAGAGGATAACAGAATTTCTGTAGATGCAGTTGTTGGCAATGCTTTGATAGAAATGTATGCAAAATGTGGGTGCATAGAAAAAGCTTTGGAGATTTTCTCTGGGTTGCGCGTAAAGGATACACCCGTGTGGACTTCAATCATATGTGCGCTTGCCACGAACGGGAAAACAAGCAAGGCACTCGAATTGTTTTCGCAAATGAAACAAGCTGGGGTTAAACCAGATGATATTGCATTTATCGGTGTTTTAAGCGCCTGCAGTCATGGAGGATTAGTTGAGGAAGGCCGCGAGTTGTTTAATTCTATGACAACGTTgtatcaaattaagccaaaatcaGAACATTATGGATGTCTAGTTGACTTGCTCGGTCGAGCTGGACTGCTAGATGAAGCTGAGGAGTTAATAAAGAAGATACCAGATGGCAATAACGCTACAACAGTTCAACTTTATAGCTCTTTGCTTAGTGCTTGCAGAATTTATGGGAATGTTGAGATGGGTGAGCGGATTGCGAAACAGCTGGCAAAAATTCAATCAAGTGATTCCAGTGTGCATACTCTTCTTGCCAATATGTATGCCTTTGCAGACAGATGGGAAGATGTGACAAAGGTGAGAAGGAAAATGAAAGATCTTGGGGTCAAAAAGACGCCGGGTTGTAGCTCAATTGAAGTTGATGGTATCAGTCATGAGTTTTTTTCGGGGCATCCATCTCATCCTGAAATGAAAGAAATACTTTCAATATTGGATGGAATTGCCAAACCGTTGTCAGATTCAGACAATAATTATATGGAAAGAGATGATTCGACTTTTGATGGACAAGAGAAATGCTAA
- the LOC126665741 gene encoding GDP-fucose transporter 1 translates to MSSIRVDSSKQLATSSLVIGYAICSSLLAVINKFAITKFNFPGLLTALQYLVSALGVWVFGKFGFLHHDAFNYETAKKFLPAAIVFYLAIFTNTNLLRYANVDTFIVFRSLTPLLVAIADTIFRKQPIPSKLTFLSLFVILGGAVGYVATDSAFTLRAYSWALAYLVTITSEMVYIKHIVSNVGLNTWGLVFYNNLLSLMMAPLFWVLTGEYNEVFAALGSNAGNWFQFDAFFAVSLSCVFGLAISFFGFAARRAISATAFTVTGVVNKFLTVVINVLIWDKHASPFGLLCLLFTLSGGILYQQSVTRIGNEPVNKQPIDENDAAEETEFIKKTDGDEES, encoded by the coding sequence ATGTCTTCAATTCGAGTTGATTCTTCAAAGCAATTAGCCACCAGTAGTCTTGTGATAGGTTATGCTATATGTTCAAGCTTGTTAGCTGTGATTAACAAGTTTGCTATTACTAAATTCAATTTCCCTGGTTTATTAACTGCATTGCAGTACTTGGTTTCTGCTTTAGGTGTTTGGGTTtttggaaagtttggatttttacaTCATGATGCTTTCAATTATGAAACTGCTAAGAAGTTTTTACCTGCTGCAATTGTTTTCTATTTAGCAATCTTTACCAATACTAATCTTCTGCGTTATGCTAATGTGGATACTTTTATAGTGTTCAGATCTTTAACACCCCTTTTGGTTGCTATTGCTGACACTATCTTTCGTAAGCAACCGATTCCGTCAAAGCTTACGTTTTTGTCTTTGTTTGTCATATTGGGTGGTGCTGTTGGTTATGTCGCTACTGATTCGGCTTTTACTTTGCGAGCTTACTCTTGGGCATTAGCTTATTTGGTGACTATCACCTCTGAGATGGTTTACATTAAACACATTGTGTCAAATGTTGGGTTGAACACATGGGGTCTTGTGTTTTACAACAATCTGTTGTCGTTGATGATGGCGCCATTGTTTTGGGTTCTCACGGGAGAGTATAATGAGGTGTTTGCTGCTTTAGGATCCAATGCTGGGAATTGGTTTCAATTTGATGCGTTTTTTGCAGTGTCCTTGTCTTGTGTGTTTGGTTTGGCTATTAGTTTCTTCGGATTTGCAGCAAGGAGAGCAATATCTGCAACTGCATTCACCGTCACTGGTGTTGTTAATAAGTTTCTTACGGTTGTGATCAATGTGCTTATTTGGGATAAGCATGCTAGTCCGTTCGGTTTGCTTTGCCTCCTCTTCACGCTTTCTGGAGGCATACTTTATCAGCAGTCGGTTACTAGAATCGGAAATGAGCCGGTCAATAAGCAACCCATCGATGAGAATGATGCAGCTGAAGAGActgaatttatcaaaaaaactgATGGTGATGAAGAGAGCTAA
- the LOC126677901 gene encoding uncharacterized protein LOC126677901 produces MKIPIDFSSSNTVGFCLLPSELIQHILLNLALPEVIGLRSLNKPISDLISDQFFVRDFNSKSKSTNWLFLYKKRWHRDAVLHGFSDQSDRWYKVEIADLLKPIICPGESVYFLTASGNFFLFSCNTVKEVIAVNLATKTVKRLPPSPLGPRGTSSWRRSGMKLVSGSNSFRFMFAELVNDHPNLFVYNSDTDTWTSLGGKQSIPAGNPIISDCIYLNVVNGAYGSIVMAVRLDSSDEPIVVQLRFDGGTDNGQQLTVGLSWGNVTDRLHVYGDGYMLVIKSNGVGDADIGARELNDIEIWGVGSSSRKWVYKSRVPSEIIGEIKKPYRVIMGCLEKKDRVIRAALLSNFEGLWDIIWLCYDIESSNWSWIPIPACKIKGLNMAGIAFSSGLTL; encoded by the coding sequence ATGAAAATTCCTATTGATTTCTCATCATCAAATACCGTTGGATTTTGCCTTCTTCCGTCAGAACTTATACAACACATTCTTCTTAATCTAGCCTTACCTGAAGTTATCGGTTTAAGGTCTCTAAACAAACCAATTTCCGATTTAATCTCCGATCAGTTTTTTGTACGTGATTTTAACTCAAAGTCAAAGTCAACCAATTGGCTCTTCCTCTACAAGAAAAGGTGGCACCGTGACGCTGTCCTTCACGGATTTTCTGATCAGTCTGATCGGTGGTACAAGGTGGAGATTGCTGATTTGTTAAAACCCATAATTTGTCCCGGCGAAAGTGTCTACTTTTTAACGGCAAGTGGTAactttttcttgttttcttgtAATACTGTTAAGGAAGTTATTGCCGTTAATTTAGCTACCAAAACAGTTAAAAGACTCCCGCCTAGCCCACTTGGTCCACGTGGCACTTCTTCGTGGAGAAGATCCGGTATGAAACTGGTATCTGGGTCAAATAGTTTCCGGTTCATGTTTGCAGAGTTGGTAAATGACCACCCGAATTTGTTTGTCTACAATTCAGACACTGACACGTGGACGTCTTTGGGAGGAAAACAATCAATTCCAGCTGGAAATCCAATTATAAGTGATTGTATATATCTCAATGTAGTTAATGGAGCGTACGGGAGCATCGTAATGGCGGTCCGATTGGACTCATCGGATGAACCGATAGTTGTACAGTTGAGATTTGATGGCGGAACAGATAATGGACAGCAATTGACCGTCGGATTGAGTTGGGGAAACGTGACTGATCGATTACACGTGTACGGTGATGGATACATGCTGGTAATCAAATCCAACGGTGTAGGTGATGCTGATATAGGAGCAAGGGAGTTGAATGATATAGAAATATGGGGGGTGGGATCAAGTAGTAGAAAATGGGTATATAAATCAAGGGTTCCAAGTGAAATAATTGGGGAAATTAAGAAGCCTTATAGGGTAATTATGGGGTGTTTGGAGAAGAAAGATAGGGTTATTAGGGCAGCTTTATTGTCTAATTTTGAAGGTTTGTGGGATATAATTTGGTTATGTTATGATATAGAGAGCTCTAACTGGAGTTGGATTCCAATTCCTGCTTGTAAGATCAAAGGCCTAAATATGGCTGGAATTGCCTTTTCTTCTGGCCTTACTTTGTGA